The nucleotide sequence TTCGCCTGGAGCAAGCTGTTCTGAGTCAAAAGTCAGCTCCAGTAAAGCTGTACAGGGTTTTTCATTTCATGTTTCACTAGCAAATTCAATACGCGTTGACCAGGAAAAATCTACTTCTTCTCGGCTTCATCATTCTAAAGATAGCCCTCCATTATTTCCTGATCAATCCTGAGTACCAGCTCCACCGGGACGAGTACCTGCATCTCGACCAGGGGTACCATCTGGCCTGGGGTTACGTGTCGGTGCCCCCGGCTACCTCCTGGGTTTCCTACCTCATTTCAGTGCTCGGGGGGGAGTTTTCTGGGTTCATTTTTTTCCGGCGCTCTTTGGGGCACTGACGTTGCTGGTGGTATGGAAAACCATTGAATTGTTGAATGGGAGCTTGTACGCGCTTGTTTTGGGAGCCGTTTGCGTTCTATTTTCGGTGCTGCTGCGGATTAATATGCTCTACCAGCCCAACACCCTCGATGTTTTACTTTGGACTACCCTGTACTTCACCCTGGTCCATTATATCAAGTCCGAAAACCCGAAGTGGCTCTACGCAGCCGCGGTGTCCTTTGCCCTTGGTTTTTTGAACAAATACAACATAGCCTTTCTTGTTATGGGCTTTCTACCTGCCCTGCTCTTGACGCCCCATCGGAAGGTGCTTGCTAACAAACACGTATATTTTTCGATGGGTCTGGCTTTGCTACTCATTTCACCCAACCTGGTCTGGCAATACACACACGATTTTCCCGTCGTTCAGCACATGAACGAGCTGGCTCGTACGCAATTGGTCAATGTCCAGCGGTTGGATTTTTTGAAAGAGCAGCTGATTTTTTTCATCGGTTCTTTTTATGTAATCGTAGCGGCTTGGGTTTCATTTTTCACCTACCGCCCCTTTGCAACCTACCGGATTTTCTTCTGGGCCTACGTGTTCACATTAGGTACCTTTATTATCCTCAAAGCCAAGGGGTACTATGCCATCGGCCTGTACCCCATCCTCATCGCCTTTGGGGTGGTATACCTTGAATACCTGTTGCAAGCGGGCTGGCGCAGGTACCTTCGGCCCCTTGCCCTGTTCCTGCCTATTCTGGTTATCATTCGCTTATTCCCGGTCATTTTCCCCACGGCCAGTCCGGCCGAGATTCACCGCAATTCGGCACGCTACGAATCACTCGGACTGTTGCGCTGGGAAGATGGAAAAAACCACTACCTACCTCAGGATTTTGCCGATATGCTGGGTTGGAAAGAATTGGCCCACAAAGTAGATAGCGCCAGTGCGCTGGTGGAGGGTAAGGGACGTACCCTGATCCTTACCGATAACTACGGGCAGGCGGGAGCCATTAATTTTTATTCAAAAAACAAGAATCACCGCGCGGTTTCGCTCAACGCCGATTATATCGACTGGATTGACCTTTCCACAAAAATCGATCATCTGGTTCTGATTCAGGAAGCTTCTGATACCGATAAAGGCCGGGAGCGGGAAAAACCGTTTTTCGAGAAAATCCGTTATATCGGCAAAATTGAAGATCAGTTTGCCCGTGAAAAAGGTACCAGTATCTACCTGCTGGAAAACGCCCGGGTCGATATCAATAAAATCCTTCGCCAGGAAATTCGCGAACGGAAGCATGGGAATGACTGACAAGCTGGCCCTTACTATTTTCATCCTCCTGTTTTGCCTCATCAGCTGCCAACCCGCCGATCCGCTGCTGGCCACCTGGAAAATCGTGCGCGTCAGCTACGAGCCCAGTGGCCGGGCCACGCCCGAAGCCCTCGCGCGCGGTCGGCAAATACAGGCCATGAGTGCAGGGCTGCAAAATTCCACCTTTGCCCTGTACGAAGGTCAACGCTCCGCTTTTTTCTCCACCAAAACTCCTTATCGACAAGGTACCTGGTCGGTGGAAGGCGATCGCTTGCGGCTACAAATGAGTGAAAATGGAGCCGCTTATGAATTCGAAATCGCCGAACGCGATGAAAATAC is from Salmonirosea aquatica and encodes:
- a CDS encoding glycosyltransferase family 39 protein; protein product: MVWKTIELLNGSLYALVLGAVCVLFSVLLRINMLYQPNTLDVLLWTTLYFTLVHYIKSENPKWLYAAAVSFALGFLNKYNIAFLVMGFLPALLLTPHRKVLANKHVYFSMGLALLLISPNLVWQYTHDFPVVQHMNELARTQLVNVQRLDFLKEQLIFFIGSFYVIVAAWVSFFTYRPFATYRIFFWAYVFTLGTFIILKAKGYYAIGLYPILIAFGVVYLEYLLQAGWRRYLRPLALFLPILVIIRLFPVIFPTASPAEIHRNSARYESLGLLRWEDGKNHYLPQDFADMLGWKELAHKVDSASALVEGKGRTLILTDNYGQAGAINFYSKNKNHRAVSLNADYIDWIDLSTKIDHLVLIQEASDTDKGREREKPFFEKIRYIGKIEDQFAREKGTSIYLLENARVDINKILRQEIRERKHGND